A part of Curtobacterium sp. MCLR17_036 genomic DNA contains:
- a CDS encoding ABC transporter permease gives MTDSAEDTERRNGAPGTDRWHAALQSILNGSVLVTVLAVVLALVACGILIALTDENVRATAGYFFARPTDMLQAVGTAVGGAYASLFQGSVVNFGATSFQQAIAPLTRSVDYAVPLVAAGLGIALSFRAGLFNIGGQGQILMGAAAAGWVGFSFDLPAAVHIPLTIIAGIVGGAVWGGIVGVLKARTGANEVVVTIMLNYVALYLVSYLLRTPGLLQAPGSANPISPATKDSALLPALFGPRYGVDLGFVVAILAVVVVWWLVNKSSLGFRFRTIGENPRAARVAGMSVPSLTIWVLVISGALVGIAGAYQVQGAVTTGFTSGIDAGIGFDAITVALLGRSKPWGVFWAAILFGILKNGGYAMQAANGIPIDIVGVIQALIVLFIAAPPLVRAIFRIPQPGARKRTRTSKNSKKAVAA, from the coding sequence ATGACGGACTCGGCCGAGGACACCGAGCGCCGGAACGGCGCCCCCGGCACCGACCGCTGGCACGCCGCCCTGCAGAGCATCCTCAACGGCTCCGTGCTCGTCACGGTCCTCGCCGTCGTGCTCGCGCTCGTCGCGTGCGGCATCCTCATCGCACTCACCGACGAGAACGTCCGCGCCACGGCCGGGTACTTCTTCGCCCGACCGACGGACATGCTCCAGGCGGTCGGCACCGCGGTCGGCGGCGCGTACGCGTCGCTGTTCCAGGGGTCCGTCGTCAACTTCGGTGCGACGTCGTTCCAGCAGGCCATCGCCCCGCTCACCCGGTCGGTCGACTACGCGGTGCCGCTCGTCGCCGCCGGGCTCGGGATCGCGCTGTCGTTCCGCGCCGGCCTGTTCAACATCGGCGGCCAGGGCCAGATCCTGATGGGCGCCGCTGCCGCCGGCTGGGTCGGGTTCTCGTTCGACCTGCCCGCCGCGGTCCACATCCCGCTCACCATCATCGCCGGCATCGTCGGCGGCGCGGTCTGGGGTGGCATCGTCGGTGTGCTCAAGGCACGCACGGGCGCGAACGAGGTGGTCGTCACGATCATGCTCAACTACGTCGCGCTCTACCTGGTGAGCTACCTGCTGCGCACGCCCGGCCTGCTGCAGGCCCCGGGGAGCGCCAACCCGATCTCGCCGGCCACGAAGGACAGCGCCCTGCTGCCCGCCTTGTTCGGCCCGCGCTACGGCGTCGACCTCGGCTTCGTGGTGGCGATCCTGGCGGTCGTCGTCGTGTGGTGGCTCGTCAACAAGTCGTCGCTCGGCTTCCGGTTCCGCACCATCGGCGAGAACCCCCGTGCCGCGCGCGTCGCCGGCATGAGCGTGCCGAGCCTGACCATCTGGGTCCTCGTCATCTCCGGTGCCCTCGTCGGCATCGCGGGGGCGTACCAGGTGCAGGGCGCCGTCACCACCGGCTTCACGTCGGGCATCGACGCCGGCATCGGCTTCGACGCGATCACGGTCGCGCTGCTCGGCCGCTCGAAGCCGTGGGGTGTGTTCTGGGCCGCGATCCTGTTCGGCATCCTGAAGAACGGCGGCTACGCCATGCAGGCCGCCAACGGCATCCCGATCGACATCGTGGGCGTCATCCAGGCCCTCATCGTCCTGTTCATCGCGGCGCCGCCGCTCGTCCGCGCGATCTTCCGGATCCCGCAGCCTGGTGCCCGCAAGCGCACGAGGACCAGCAAGAACAGCAAGAAGGCGGTCGCCGCGTGA
- a CDS encoding ABC transporter ATP-binding protein, with the protein MKLELRGITKRFGALVANDHISLTVEPGEVHCLLGENGAGKSTLMNVLYGLYEADEGEILLDDVAQDFDGPGDAMRAGIGMVHQHFMLVPVFTVAENVMLGQEQTTFGGRLDLAGARRRVQEISDRFGFDVDPDAKVEDLPVGVQQRVEIIKALSRDASVLVFDEPTAVLTPQETDELMGIMRQLREAGTAIVFITHKLREVREVADRITVIRLGKVVGEASPTATNNELAALMVGRAVSLVVDKEPATGGEDALVVQDLTVTDPSGIVLVDDVSFTVRRGEVLAIAGVQGNGQTELTEAIIGLEPVHAGRITLDGKELTGRTVKQVLDAGVGFVPEDRKEDGLVGEFTIAENLMLDRADHAEFVRAGTIRAAERDAFADEKIAEFDIRTPGRTTAAGRLSGGNQQKIVLARELSRELRLFVAAQPTRGIDVGSIEFVHKRIVATRDTGVPVIVVSTELDEVVALADRIAVMYRGGIVGIVPADTPRDVLGLMMAGELPEGTEQVA; encoded by the coding sequence ATGAAGCTCGAACTCCGCGGCATCACCAAGCGGTTCGGCGCCCTGGTCGCCAACGACCACATCTCGCTCACCGTCGAGCCGGGTGAGGTCCACTGCCTGCTGGGTGAGAACGGCGCCGGCAAGTCCACCCTGATGAACGTCCTGTACGGCCTGTACGAGGCCGACGAGGGCGAGATCCTGCTCGACGACGTCGCGCAGGACTTCGACGGTCCCGGTGACGCCATGCGCGCCGGCATCGGCATGGTGCACCAGCACTTCATGCTCGTGCCCGTGTTCACGGTCGCCGAGAACGTCATGCTCGGGCAGGAGCAGACCACCTTCGGCGGTCGGCTCGACCTGGCCGGCGCCCGCCGGCGCGTGCAGGAGATCTCCGACCGCTTCGGGTTCGACGTCGACCCCGACGCGAAGGTCGAGGACCTGCCGGTCGGCGTGCAGCAGCGCGTCGAGATCATCAAGGCGCTGTCCCGCGACGCCTCCGTGCTGGTGTTCGACGAGCCGACGGCCGTCCTCACGCCCCAGGAGACCGACGAGCTGATGGGCATCATGCGGCAGCTGCGCGAGGCGGGCACCGCGATCGTCTTCATCACGCACAAGCTGCGCGAGGTGCGCGAGGTCGCCGACCGCATCACCGTCATCCGGCTCGGCAAGGTGGTCGGCGAGGCCTCGCCGACCGCGACGAACAACGAGCTCGCGGCGCTCATGGTCGGCCGCGCGGTCTCGCTCGTCGTCGACAAGGAACCCGCCACCGGCGGCGAGGACGCCCTCGTGGTGCAGGACCTCACCGTCACCGACCCGTCCGGGATCGTGCTCGTCGACGACGTCTCGTTCACGGTGCGCCGCGGCGAGGTCCTGGCCATCGCCGGCGTGCAGGGCAACGGGCAGACCGAGCTCACCGAGGCGATCATCGGCCTCGAGCCGGTGCACGCCGGACGCATCACGCTCGACGGCAAGGAGCTCACCGGCCGCACCGTCAAGCAGGTGCTCGACGCCGGCGTCGGCTTCGTGCCGGAGGACCGCAAGGAGGACGGGCTGGTCGGCGAGTTCACCATCGCCGAGAACCTCATGCTCGACCGGGCGGACCACGCCGAGTTCGTCCGCGCCGGCACCATCCGGGCAGCCGAGCGCGACGCGTTCGCCGACGAGAAGATCGCCGAGTTCGACATCCGCACGCCGGGCCGCACCACCGCGGCCGGTCGGCTGTCCGGCGGCAACCAGCAGAAGATCGTCCTCGCCCGCGAGCTGAGCCGCGAGCTCCGGCTGTTCGTCGCCGCGCAGCCCACCCGCGGCATCGACGTCGGCTCGATCGAGTTCGTGCACAAGCGCATCGTCGCCACCCGCGACACCGGCGTGCCCGTCATCGTCGTCTCGACCGAGCTCGACGAGGTCGTGGCACTCGCGGACCGCATCGCGGTCATGTACCGCGGCGGCATCGTCGGCATCGTGCCGGCGGACACCCCCCGAGACGTCCTCGGCCTCATGATGGCCGGCGAACTCCCAGAAGGAACGGAGCAGGTCGCATGA
- a CDS encoding BMP family ABC transporter substrate-binding protein: MTSRTRQVLLSSLALAGTVAVLTGCAAAPSDDASAKKTDFRPCMVSDAGGFDDKSFNQLGFEGMVDAADDLGASYKKAESKDATVYDSNIEQLVSQNCNLIVTVGFNLADATKKQAAANPDTDFAIIDDNSIDADNVKPITFDTSQAAFLAGYAAASYSKTGVVGTFGGMQIPTVTIFMDGFADGVEYYNEQKDKDVKVVGWNVDTGKGSFTGGFEAGTQAKSVAQTLLDQDADVILPVGGPIYQSAAEAIKDADNGSVLIGADSDLYEADPRYKDIAFTSIEKGMRPATKDVVEQAAAGKFSNEPYVGTLKNEGVGIAPFHDYESKVDSGLQDELDTIKSGIIDGSITVKTQS, translated from the coding sequence GTGACATCTCGTACCCGTCAGGTCCTGCTGAGCTCCCTCGCGCTCGCGGGCACCGTCGCCGTCCTCACCGGCTGTGCAGCGGCCCCGTCCGACGACGCGTCGGCGAAGAAGACCGACTTCCGTCCCTGCATGGTCTCCGACGCCGGCGGCTTCGACGACAAGTCCTTCAACCAGCTCGGCTTCGAGGGCATGGTCGACGCCGCGGACGACCTCGGCGCCTCGTACAAGAAGGCCGAGTCCAAGGACGCCACCGTCTACGACTCGAACATCGAGCAGCTCGTCAGCCAGAACTGCAACCTCATCGTGACGGTCGGCTTCAACCTCGCCGACGCCACGAAGAAGCAGGCCGCGGCGAACCCCGACACCGACTTCGCGATCATCGACGACAACTCGATCGACGCGGACAACGTCAAGCCGATCACGTTCGACACCTCGCAGGCGGCGTTCCTCGCCGGCTACGCGGCGGCGTCCTACTCGAAGACCGGCGTCGTCGGCACCTTCGGCGGCATGCAGATCCCGACCGTCACGATCTTCATGGACGGCTTCGCGGACGGCGTCGAGTACTACAACGAGCAGAAGGACAAGGACGTCAAGGTCGTCGGCTGGAACGTCGACACCGGCAAGGGCTCCTTCACCGGAGGCTTCGAGGCCGGCACGCAGGCCAAGTCGGTCGCGCAGACGCTCCTCGACCAGGACGCCGACGTGATCCTGCCGGTCGGCGGTCCGATCTACCAGTCGGCCGCCGAGGCCATCAAGGACGCCGACAACGGCTCCGTCCTCATCGGCGCGGACAGCGACCTCTACGAGGCCGACCCCCGCTACAAGGACATCGCCTTCACCTCGATCGAGAAGGGCATGCGCCCCGCCACGAAGGACGTCGTCGAGCAGGCGGCCGCCGGCAAGTTCTCGAACGAGCCGTACGTCGGCACGCTGAAGAACGAGGGCGTCGGCATCGCGCCGTTCCACGACTACGAGTCGAAGGTCGACAGCGGCCTGCAGGACGAGCTCGACACGATCAAGTCGGGCATCATCGACGGCTCGATCACGGTCAAGACCCAGTCCTGA